One window of the Leishmania panamensis strain MHOM/PA/94/PSC-1 chromosome 16 sequence genome contains the following:
- a CDS encoding ubiquitin hydrolase, putative (TriTrypDB/GeneDB-style sysID: LpmP.16.0700) — MRALRAALPPALLRKAYRLQTPCMTKHTAKNDRLLNCTASPQCMVGLQLLGSDAATREDCLRAIMGDGPYVVPLPTVKGSSVIAASGDVASSSASSAREHGTARATKSTCEHLAEASQSATAADDAAERTVMSDPTFPCLWRGVRNLMNTCYFSSVLQLIFSIAPVRRAILDDAVGHDRHCVAVTDAQGGTGVSQLAESGLRELFALMAFSREGVGADPKSFATYLSLDVKVQQDAQEFFTLLLDWLRCHCGAMVRAAVTSTFSGTLLYDRQCGACGRSAKRAEPFLYLSLPVCSTLEDSLSEFSKPEAVDGFVCEKCGQTAVATSLQYMRTLPDVLVIHWNRFEFDPHTLQRHKVTTTASFPLQLDMETYMRQWHEQKWSNTSAAAGGDGAAPEQSEGHHMYELRGVVNHLGDTAVSGHYTYHGKVSSASAEPGSSSGGRSSSWLNFNDAEVSRLNRYQGQRGTSPDAYLLVYHRIPTPSSPSSASVSASPCPGKPLQPQPVAAIPSTSVAPIPAEYPVYLRQYVDRVNGECVAKRHHWTGQRAQVAALFDLWAAAAKAVFVNPTSTTSPPAWLSTAAAPPSLYVLPTLWLQHFGRFFLPAYVDAAALGSGPESQLKRNRKDSDAATGSTGDDTNSALASSAAGVGAKLIAVGCEEGASVSGTSVAVERAVATATVGFLRHGHMQTVEEVYQQVRQYSLLQALSSVTCAHGYVLPWASYKVVSASAYAKLTYFLGVCGSPLTVAASNDSSASSSTLGASMAARLRESLANGGSACDTQPSCAFTDASMCPLCVAAMAAGVQTLASRAAEDEEAELSLTCAWEESEQWKSHGAGGKNGEVSSSTGPEAAALTAGTQSTRQPEDAEEKADEQQQRVLVSKTIVEVWASFYASQLGWGRVRQSEGYTGVLVMREARVAPPPLPAATATASASSAFSSASSMVPETVSTSLANAGGPFSLAPLNVSRGDWDLSVQLLCPHGAVRSDQHVVAIPNSLRRYWVHRFVELLTVAHRSGALRTSSPHWSVNEDDIEHFLLPLIPASETSTTCRECMQSSVQHLTSRHEKRMRRMEERKRYPSLWLAGAMTSPAGVEQLLLATGAESEEQLLAAQHPNRLFFKHHGEREYREYVKKWSESHQQRVAHQSSEVQRLRTVLAKRQQRDAAWNARVTIRRCRRSRDDGRGAGEAANPPSTPTTVSPPEMATTAAAAPDPQSLESRLSHAEETLKKLMAQAVPDCTVAYGCVPTWWVARWYAAMQSEDSQSGTNKEGRDAYGEALLALPRISFEKLKCEHCASLLEVSWLNPSDCFWQGTRAKRAELLWNGVQVERAGASSATSPPTGHSAAEHRSQCWLPPMVILPMEEYVALLTQYGEPGMLERSTTSTGGSAGAFTAEAALGGAEPRPEVTDVDVEATADVASSEAAKEPRDPSASSTGNCKVASPSTPPPAAVPMTRARGPTVPVADAVIQVRFYNGVRQLVPPTCAQCCATMLANFDVHCESFVNGSLQLNIHVRKSRKNYYDAVSVLTSASVQHTGGSAVKAAEGVSSIVATKTDVIPAGIHYYTTLGQLRVYISAHLREKHGYLVPAEVLQIGRGKNKPLKRRSPPPHTTEGSAQLDDATLQELGIRDGETLSVQSVDIIAQTCATTEAIDEEWEAIPPELLQADARGGASAASAVREHTVAFRETRLQGGHGGSIPAASHAVSAAAVGVSGAVPTVGVASPMEEQGVTCCVCTFLNAPDMVMCEMCEAPLPRV; from the coding sequence ATGCGGGCACTGCGCGCTGCCCTGCCACCTGCACTGCTACGCAAGGCGTACCGCCTGCAGACGCCATGCATGACGAAGCACACGGCCAAGAATGATCGTCTGCTGAACTGCACTGCGTCGCCGCAGTGCATGGTGGGGCTCCAGCTTctcggcagcgacgcagcgacGCGCGAGGACTGCTTGAGAGCAATAATGGGAGACGGCCCGTACGTGGTGCCACTGCCTACGGTGAAGGGCAGCAGTGTAATTGCGGCAAGTGGCGACGtcgcgtcgtcgtccgccTCGTCGGCGCGCGAGCACGGCACGGCACGAGCCACAAAGAGCACTTGCGAACACTTAGCAGAGGCTTCACAGAGCGCGACGGCCGCTGACGATGCAGCCGAGCGCACTGTGATGAGCGACCCAACCTTCCCTTGCTTGTGGCGTGGCGTGCGCAACTTGATGAACACATGTTACTTCAGCtccgtgctgcagctcatctTCAGCATTGCTCCGGTGCGCCGAGCGATTCTTGATGACGCCGTAGGGCACGATCGTCACTGCGTAGCGGTGACAGATGCCCAGGGTGGCACTGGTGTTAGCCAGCTGGCCGAGTCGGGGCTCAGGGAGCTCTTTGCACTAATGGCCTTCAGTCGCGAAGGTGTTGGCGCAGACCCGAAATCATTCGCCACGTACCTTTCCCTTGATGtgaaggtgcagcaggaTGCGCAGGAGTTcttcacgctgctgctggactggCTGCGGTGCCATTGTGGTGCAATGGTGAGGGCCGCCGTCAccagcaccttctccggAACGCTTCTCTACGACCGGCAGTGTGGCGCGTGCGGCCGGTCCGCCAAGCGAGCCGAGCCGTTCTTGTATCTCTCGCTGCCTGTTTGCTCTACCCTAGAGGACTCCCTCTCAGAGTTCTCGAAgccggaggcggtggatggCTTCGTGTGCGAGAAGTGCGGCCaaacggcggtggcgacttCTCTACAGTACATGCGCACCCTACCTGATGTGCTTGTGATCCACTGGAACCGCTTTGAGTTCGacccgcacacgctgcagcgacacaaagtgaccaccaccgcctcctttccGCTTCAGCTCGACATGGAGACGTACATGCGACAGTGGCATGAGCAGAAGTGGAGCAATACATCTGCAgccgctggtggtgacggcgcgGCTCCAGAGCAGAGCGAGGGCCATCATATGTACGAGCTGCGCGGTGTCGTGAACCATCTTGGCGACACCGCTGTATCTGGCCACTACACCTACCACGGAAAGGtctccagcgcctcggcgGAACCGggcagcagtagcggtgGTAGAAGCAGCTCGTGGCTGAACTTCAACGACGCAGAGGTTTCGAGGCTGAACCGCTACCAAGGGCAGCGCGGCACGTCGCCAGACGCTTACCTGCTCGTGTATCACCGCATCCCCACTCCATCATCTCCAAGCTCTGCGTCGGTGTCGGCCTCCCCCTGCCCGGGcaagccgctgcagccgcagcctgTCGCTGCCATTCCGTCCACCAGCGTCGCCCCCATCCCGGCAGAGTACCCCGTGTACTTGCGCCAGTACGTTGATCGCGTGAATGGTGAGTGCGTCGCcaagcgccaccactggacggggcagcgtgcgcaggtggcggcgctcttcGACTTGtgggccgccgctgcgaagGCCGTGTTCGTGAACCCCACGAGCACCACGAGCCCCCCGGCATGGCTGTcaaccgcagcggcaccaccgtcCCTCTACGTGCTTCCCACCCTTTGGCTGCAGCACTTTggccgcttcttcttgcctGCCTAcgtggacgcggcggcgctcggcAGCGGTCCCGAGTCGCAGCTGAAGCGCAACCGGAAGGACTCGGACGCCGCCACAGGTTCTACCGGCGATGATACCAACTCTGCGCTTGCgagcagtgctgctggtgttggtgCGAAGCTGATTGCTGTTGGGTGCGAGGAGGGCGCCTCGGTCAGTGGCACCAGTGTTGCAGTGGAGAGGGCTGTGGCGACGGCCACGGTCGGCTTCCTCCGCCACGGCCACATGCAGACTGTTGAAGAGGTTTATCAGCAGGTGCGCCAGTACTCGTTGCTGCAAGCGTTGTCCTCGGTAACCTGTGCACACGGCTATGTGTTACCGTGGGCATCGTACAAGGTTGTCTCGGCATCTGCGTATGCCAAGCTAACCTATTTTCTCGGCGTCTGCGGCTCACCCTTGACAGTAGCGGCAAGCAACGACAGCTCTGCATCGTCCTCCACACTGGGCGCGTCGATGGCGGCTCGTCTGCGCGAGTCGCTGGCTAACGGCGGCTCCGCCTGCGACACTCAGCCGAGTTGCGCCTTCACGGACGCCAGCATGTGCCCGCTTTGTGTCGCCGCCATGGCCGCTGGAGTGCAGACGCTCGCATCGCGCGCTgcggaggatgaggaggcggagctcaGCCTTACCTGCGCCTGGGAAGAGTCGGAGCAGTGGAAGAGCCACGGGGCAGGCGGGAAAAACGGCGAGGTCAGCAGCAGTACCGGGCCCGAGGCCGCTGCACTAACTGCTGGTACGCAGAGCACACGGCAGCCTGAGGatgcagaggagaaggccgatgagcaacagcagcgtgtGCTCGTCAGCAAGACCATCGTCGAGGTGTGGGCTTCGTTCTACGCGAGCCAGCTTGGCTGGGGCCGCGTGCGGCAGTCCGAGGGCTACACGGGTGTGCTGGTGATGCGCGAGGCAcgggtggcaccgccgccgttgccggcggcaacggcgaccgcctccgcctcttccgcctTTTCTTCAGCGTCTTCTATGGTGCCCGAGACAGTCTCTACATCTCTTGCGAACGCTGGCGGCCCGTTTAGCCTGGCCCCCCTTAACGTCAGCCGCGGCGACTGGGACCTGTCGGTTCAGTTGCTTTGCCCTCACGGTGCCGTGCGCTCTGATCAACACGTCGTAGCCATCCCGAACTCCTTGCGGCGCTACTGGGTGCACCGCTTTGTGGAGTTGCTCACGGTGGCGCATCGCTCTGGCGCCCTGCGCACGTCGAGCCCGCACTGGAGCGTAAACGAAGACGACATTGAACACTTCTTACTTCCCCTCATCCCTGCCTCGGAAACGAGCACGACGTGTCGCGAGTGCATGCAGTCGAGCGTGCAGCATCTCACCTCGCGCCACGAGAAGCGCATGAGGAGGATGGAGGAGCGCAAGCGCTACCCGTCTCTGTGGCTTGCTGGCGCAATGACCTCTCCCGCCGgggtcgagcagctgctgctcgccaccggggcggagagcgaggagcagctactcgctgcgcagcacccgAATCGGCTTTTCTTCAAACACCACGGCGAGCGCGAGTACCGTGAGTACGTGAAGAAGTGGTCCGAgtcgcatcagcagcgagtgGCCCACCAGTCCAGCGAGGTGCAGAGACTGCGCACGGTGCTGGCGAAGAGGCAGCAACGCGACGCCGCCTGGAACGCGCGCGTGACGATacggcgctgcagacgcagcCGTGATGATggccgaggcgctggagaagcagcgaacCCCCCTTCCACTCCTACGACAGTGTCGCCACCGGAAATGGCAactacagcagcggccgcgccaGATCCGCAGTCGCTTGAGAGCCGCTTGTCTCATGCTGAGGAGACGCTGAAGAAGCTGATGGCGCAGGCGGTGCCAGACTGCACCGTTGCGTATGGCTGTGTGCCGACGTGGTGGGTGGCGCGCTGGTACGCGGCGATGCAGAGCGAGGACAGCCAGTCCGGCACTAACAAAGAGGGCAGGGACGCGTATGGCGAGGccttgctggcgctgccgcgcatCTCCTTCGAAAAGCTCAAGTGTGAGCACTGCGCGAGCCTGCTGGAGGTGTCGTGGCTGAACCCGTCTGATTGCTTCTGGCAGGGGACGCGGGCGAAGCGGGCCGAGTTGCTCTGGAACGGTGTGCAGGTGGAGCGGGCCGGTGCGTCGTCCGCGACGTCACCGCCGACGGGCCACTCGGCAGCAGAGCACCGCAGTCAATGCTGGCTACCGCCCATGGTGATATTACCGATGGAGGAGTATGTTGCGCTGTTGACGCAGTACGGCGAACCGGGCATGCTGGAGCGTTCGACAACGTCgaccggcggcagcgcgggtGCATTCACTGCCGAGGCGGCATTAGGCGGTGCTGAGCCTCGCCCGGAGGTGACGGACGTGGACGTCGAGGCGACGGCGGATGTGGCCTCTTCTGAGGCTGCGAAGGAGCCAAGGGatccctccgcctcctcgacagGGAACTGCAAGGTCGCGTCTccgtcgacgccgccgcccgcgGCGGTTCCGATGACGAGGGCACGCGGGCCGACTGTTCCCGTCGCGGACGCCGTCATTCAGGTGCGCTTTTACAACGGCGTGCGCCAACTGGTGCCTCCTACGTGTGCCcagtgctgcgcgacgaTGTTAGCCAACTTTGACGTTCACTGCGAGTCCTTCGTGAATGGCTCGTTGCAGCTGAACATACACGTGAGGAAGAGCCGCAAGAATTACTACGACGCGGTGAGCGTGTTGACCTCGGCCTCGGTACAGCACACCGGCGGTAGCGCTGTGAAGGCTGCGGAGGGTgtcagcagcatcgtcgcGACCAAAACCGATGTGATCCCTGCGGGGATCCACTATTACACGACGCTGGGGCAACTCAGGGTCTACATCAgtgcgcacctgcgcgagAAGCACGGATATCTTGTTCccgccgaggtgctgcagatTGGGCGCGGAAAGAACAAGCCCTTGAAGCGGcgctcaccgccaccgcacacCACGGAGGGGAGTGCGCAGCTCGACGACGCCACGCTTCAGGAGCTAGGCATCCGTGACGGCGAGACGCTCTCCGTGCAGTCTGTCGACATCATCGCGCAGACGTGCGCCACGACAGAGGCGATCGACGAGGAGTGGGAGGCAATTCcaccggagctgctgcaagcCGACGCTCGCGGTGGCGCATCTGCCGCGTCGGCCGTCCGTGAGCACACGGTGGCTTTCCGTGAGACGCGACTCCAGGGAGGCCATGGCGGGTCCATCCCCGCAGCATCCCACGCTGTcagcgcggctgccgtcGGTGTCTCTGGTGCGGTGCCTACCGTCGGCGTTGCAAGCCCCATGGAGGAGCAGGGTGTGACATGCTGTGTGTGCACCTTCCTTAATGCTCCTGATATGGTGATGTGCGAGATGTGCGAGGCCCCGTTGCCGCGTGTGTAG
- a CDS encoding hypothetical protein (TriTrypDB/GeneDB-style sysID: LpmP.16.0710), translating into MLRQRPHGAQLAHRMRSHGVCLTHDLVTSFRRTCAACLCGSTSTVVIVCRYVSTEALSAVLSPSPSSCTPASTSKLSPSQPLSALRPPRVASPPPLSLLSWAVDGSGHTHHRCRRRLSMMERIPLVCETIRATAPDVVALQDSTPELAEALIKTPHEGTVATSLAPAPERRFHIYCAELARKLQRQQPSSALPPLSASAAPVAPPTTEAQRSTSSHEQPSQSMDAPAPVASSPAAPTAPSLSCRYRLVGRARNGRCGEVQLFIKEDSVWAAQLLPGMGAGLTVELCSRTPAALPPRSSTSDVPTLDTSSSESGAAASSAAKQGSDEPGGSGTDLPCHRCVLTTVDLSYRGKSLGTKTEGLLAGAAVSAEGSPFTFQTQQPSSLSAAKRHGRAPGQLDPHRAMALDWVYHHVRPDVVVGNLFTGAREHVPGFEDMWVRAGSPAGQERTTNTCARHRVDHATNYFYFRPSRNVASPEAMEGLMRMKEAEATASKSLSSPPTQPSTTEGALKNAASAGPTSGQTTGVTSTTVVAVAADAPVGTPIPLAASRDRATGSWQLRSSSARGGTFVEGAEHRVGGAASSSGAEHHRVAEVSGDDVCTSGDLTAGMPEVSGRFQRCLLRGWVRRGPASRSGHLSAHPFLRQYPYCRVVVLRPTVEVELSAVEQAWHARYITAQYSKQRPTTLTPSATAETPGGDIESKSGEAGPEVTDVSQATRTGEASPSPSHQARVNSRVRCSVSDQYPLLTLLS; encoded by the coding sequence ATGCTCAGGCAGAGACCTCATGGCGCTCAACTGGCCCATCGCATGAGAAGTCATGGGGTTTGCTTGACGCATGACCTCGTTACTTCGTTCAGGCGCACCTGtgctgcgtgtctgtgcggtAGCACTAGCACGGTGGTGATTGTGTGTCGCTACGTATCAACAGAGGCCTTGTCTGCTGTGCTGTCCCCATCGCCATCGTCATGCACGCCGGCGTCCACGTCGAAGttgtcgccgtcgcagccacTGTCCGCGTTGCGACCGCCCCGCGTtgcgtctcctccgccgctttctctcttgtcttgGGCTGTGGACGGCTCAGGCCATACTCATCACCGTTGTCGGCGCCGCTTGTCCATGATGGAGCGCATTCCACTCGTGTGCGAGACGATCCGAGCCACTGCGCCGGATGTCGTTGCTCTCCAAGACTCCACCCCAGAGCTCGCGGAGGCGCTCATCAAGACTCCCCACGAGGGCACTGTAGCGACTTCGTTAGCTCCGGCACCGGAAAGGCGTTTTCACATCTACTGCGCTGAGCTAGCCCGTAAGCTGCAACGGCAACAGCCAAGTAGCGCTTTGCCGCCTTTATCAGCATCAGCTGCACCAGTCGCACCTCCAACCACTGAAGCACAACGGAGTACAAGCTCCCATGAGCAGCCGTCGCAGAGCATGGACGCGCCTGCACCTGTGGCTAGCTCCCCGGCGGCCCCAACTGCCCCGTCACTCTCGTGCCGTTACCGTCTTGTCGGACGTGCTCGAAACGGTCGCTGCGGTGAAGTGCAGCTGTTCATCAAGGAGGATTCTGTTTGGGCTGCTCAGCTGCTTCCTGGCATGGGTGCCGGCCTCACGGTGGAGttgtgcagccgcacccctgccgctctgcctccGCGTTCTTCGACAAGTGATGTCCCCACCTTGGACACCTCCTCATCGGAgagtggcgccgcagcgagctCGGCAGCGAAGCAGGGCAGTGACGAaccaggcggcagcgggacTGACTTACCGTGTCACCGCTGCGTGCTCACTACCGTCGACCTCTCATACCGCGGCAAGAGTCTCGGCACCAAAACCGAGGGGCTGctggctggcgctgcggtcAGCGCCGAGGGCAGCCCTTTTACGTTCCAAACTCAGCAGCCATCGTCTCTGTCTGCCGCCAAGCGACACGGACGGGCGCCAGGTCAGCTGGACCCACACCGTGCCATGGCGCTTGACTGGGTGTATCACCACGTGCGGCCCGACGTGGTGGTCGGCAACCTCTTCACCGGCGCACGCGAGCACGTCCCCGGCTTCGAGGACATGTGGGTGCGAGCAGGGTCGCCAGCGGGGCAGGAGCGGACGACAAATACGTGTGCGCGGCACCGAGTTGATCACGCGACGAACTATTTCTACTTTCGGCCCTCTCGCAACGTGGCGTCGccggaggcgatggagggcCTCATGCGGATGAAGGAGGCCGAAGCAACGGCCAGCAAGTCTCTATCATCGCCTCCAACTCAACCTTCAACAACTGAAGGCGCTTTGAAGAATGCGGCTTCTGCAGGGCCGACGAGTGGCCAGACCACGGGGGTGACAAGCACGACCGTTGTTGCAGTCGCTGCGGACGCTCCAGTCGGCACCCCGATCCCGCTCGCCGCTTCTCGGGACCGTGCGACGGGCTCGTGGCAactgcgctcttcttctgcgcgGGGAGGGACGTTTGTTGAGGGTGCTGAGCACCGGGTTGGCGGTGCGGCTTCTTCTTCGGGGGCGGAGCACCATCGCGTGGCAGAGGTCAGTGGCGACGATGTTTGCACGTCGGGTGACCTCACCGCAGGGATGCCAGAGGTCTCGGGGCGGTTtcagcgctgcctgctgcGTGGCTGGGTGCGCCGTGGCCCAGCCTCGCGAAGCGGGCATCTCTCCGCCCACCCTTTCCTGCGGCAGTATCCCTACTGTCGTGTTGTGGTACTGCGGCCCAcagtggaggtggagctgtCGGCAGTCGAGCAGGCCTGGCATGCACGGTATATCACAGCTCAGTACAGTAAGCAGAGGCCTACCACGCTAACACCGTCAGCGACTGCTGAGACACCTGGAGGCGATATCGAGAGCAAGTCGGGAGAAGCTGGACCAGAGGTGACCGATGTATCCCAGGCAACCCGAACCGGGGAggcgtcgccatcgccgtcgcaTCAGGCACGGGTGAACTCTCGCGTGCGCTGCTCCGTGTCGGACCAGTACCCACTACTCACTCTACTGTCATGA
- a CDS encoding hypothetical protein (TriTrypDB/GeneDB-style sysID: LpmP.16.0720), which yields MFRGHWIVADMDGTLTPTPTRAHGKYLTLSHCMQTGLGCGAHYKSCLPWLRLFLELGGTLCVVSTAGKRMWSQLYPDLAPALFRLRAAATAAGAAAAGGNDAPSGPSPPIGSLDAPGTLYLCGFTGAALFRSRPWEAVWSDMDRLHPHWRVPSAPHPSRFDEDERLQKGETAVAVAEVPPSGVALEEWTEYREQGVTPGTADSQATSSGAASRIATIDAATCMLAMDEGRQALVRFFEHSSYVCGHDAARAKDFFAACLSTKYHSVFADLLHQLLAEAHVTTRRGGDGASGAHTGTPHVCFAASKVLSSAALAKHGFFLRETGDALVDVQSVPRADGTVADDAAVAQVIVMGIPMRFSNHVFPATGSSPFNSSPATSRDWHCCPQCAAAGAGARQRLEAAGLELKSQPNSVCLHRRGVDKATCVRWLLAQHERHQLLFKLSQALAFGDMPESVDAPLTAFPPMQFISLSPQDDAAARLANIERAAVAGSTSADETGGQGERQQQPPPSGYLSDGAHYMFHVGGEEEGTGLFLEELLVSCTSEQQRSAASSSTAAADATRMANWFTADRVAVCATRARRRMEEELLRRRRQQQERSTARAQGTTHPTV from the coding sequence ATGTTTCGTGGACACTGGATCGTGGCCGACATGGACGGCACCCTCACCCCCACTCCGACTCGAGCACATGGCAAGTACCTGACCCTGTCGCACTGCATGCAGACTGGACTGGGTTGTGGCGCTCACTACAAGAGCTGCTTGCCGTGGCTTCGACTCTTCCTCGAGCTTGGTGGCACTCTCTGCGTCGTGTCCACGGCTGGCAAGCGCATGTGGTCGCAGCTGTACCCCGATCTAGCGCCAGCGCTGTTTCGGTTGAGGgctgcagccactgctgccggtgcagctgcggctggtgGTAATGACGCTCCTTCTGGCCCCTCTCCGCCCATAGGCTCTTTGGATGCGCCAGGGACTCTGTACCTATGCGGCTTCACTGGGGCGGCGCTCTTTCGCAGCCGTCCATGGGAGGCTGTGTGGTCTGACATGGACCGATTGCACCCCCACTGGCGCGTGCCCTCggcaccccacccctcacgcTTTGATGAGGACGAGAGACTGCAGAAAGGCGAGACTGCCGTAGCTGTGGCAGAGGTACCACCATCGggggtggcgctggaggagtgGACAGAGTACCGCGAGCAAGGCGTCACGCCGGGTACAGCAGATTCGCAGGCCACgtcgagcggcgccgccagtAGGATAGCGACGATAGACGCTGCAACGTGCATGCTCGCCATGGACGAAGGCCGCCAAGCTCTCGTCCGCTTCTTCGAGCACTCCTCGTACGTCTGCGGCCACGATGCGGCGCGTGCGAAGGACTTCTTCGCTGCCTGCCTGAGCACCAAATATCACAGTGTCTTTGCGGACCTCCTGCACCAACTCTTGGCCGAGGCGCACGTGACTACTCGCCGTGGAGGTGATGGCGCATCCGGCGCTCACACAGGTACGCCTCATGTCTGCTTTGCAGCGTCGAAAGTGCTCAGTTCCGCTGCTCTCGCCAAGCACGGCTTCTTTCTCCGGGAGACCGGCGACGCTCTTGTGGACGTGCAGTCTGTGCCACGAGCAGACGGCACAGTGGCtgacgacgccgctgtggcgcagGTGATTGTGATGGGCATTCCCATGCGTTTTTCTAACCACGTCTTTCCAGCGACGGGTTCTTCACCGTTCAATAGCTCCCCTGCAACCTCTCGCGactggcactgctgccctcagtgcgcggcggcaggtgCGGGGGCCCGCCAACGCCTCGAGGCTGCCGGGCTGGAGCTGAAGAGTCAACCAAACAGTGTGTGCCTACATCGCCGCGGCGTAGACAAGGCGACGTGTGTGCGATGGCTGCTAGCACAACACGAGCGGCATCAGCTTCTGTTTAAGCTGTCGCAAGCGCTTGCTTTCGGTGATATGCCGGAATCGGTCGATGCTCCTCTGACAGCTTTTCCCCCTATGCAGttcatctccctctctccccaagacgacgctgcagcacgtctgGCCAACATCGAgcgagctgctgttgctgggtCGACTTCGGCGGACGAAACTGGAGGCCAGggggagcggcagcaacagccgccgccgtcgggcTACctcagcgacggcgcacaCTACATGTTTCACGttgggggcgaggaggaaggcacAGGGCTCTTTTTGGAAGAACTGTTGGTGAGCTGCAcaagcgagcagcagcggagtgcagcgtcctcctcgacagcagcagcagatgcgaCCCGTATGGCTAACTGGTTCACTGCCGATCGCGTGGCCGTCTGCGCGACCCGTGCACGCCGCcgaatggaggaggagctccttaggcggcggcgacagcagcaggaacGCAGCACCGCAAGAGCCCAAGGGACGACTCATCCTACCGTTTGA